In the genome of Polaribacter atrinae, one region contains:
- a CDS encoding NUMOD1 domain-containing DNA-binding protein: MKEMTQSKSSSFIIYKAENTQNGFVYVGATKKSIDDRKKDHLKKSKKGKSYAFQNAIATYGAEVFRWEQIDTAVSTNELAKKEKEYILEYNSKEQGYNSDSGGGIQKTVYQYDMLTGVLVNKYSNLTLAGALVDLNKQDLSSVCLSVNKVCKGFYWTYGCYDKFPLAKDKRRKKVAQYTLEGKLIKEFNSVAEASKYSGCNKTSIAKVCREERKTCGGCFWEYL, translated from the coding sequence ATGAAAGAAATGACACAAAGTAAAAGTAGTAGTTTTATAATATATAAGGCGGAAAATACCCAAAATGGGTTTGTATATGTTGGAGCAACAAAAAAGTCTATTGATGATAGGAAAAAAGACCATTTAAAAAAGTCTAAAAAAGGAAAAAGCTATGCGTTTCAAAATGCAATAGCAACTTACGGAGCAGAAGTCTTTAGATGGGAACAGATTGATACAGCAGTCTCAACAAATGAATTAGCTAAAAAAGAGAAAGAATATATTTTAGAATATAATTCAAAAGAACAAGGGTATAATTCTGATAGTGGTGGTGGAATCCAAAAAACTGTCTATCAATATGATATGTTAACAGGAGTATTAGTTAATAAGTACTCTAATTTAACCCTTGCAGGGGCTCTAGTTGACTTAAATAAACAAGATTTATCTAGTGTTTGCTTGAGTGTAAATAAGGTCTGTAAAGGCTTCTATTGGACTTATGGCTGTTATGATAAATTCCCTTTGGCAAAAGATAAAAGGAGGAAAAAAGTAGCTCAATATACTTTAGAAGGAAAGCTTATAAAAGAGTTTAATTCTGTTGCAGAAGCTTCAAAGTATTCTGGATGCAATAAAACATCAATTGCGAAAGTCTGTAGAGAAGAAAGGAAAACCTGTGGAGGTTGTTTTTGGGAATATTTATAG